A genomic window from Brassica oleracea var. oleracea cultivar TO1000 chromosome C8, BOL, whole genome shotgun sequence includes:
- the LOC106310044 gene encoding pathogenesis-related protein 1-like — MKVVIYSRRQLILVALVGALFLPTKAQDSPQDYLDAHNQARAAVGVGPIQWDDRVAAFAQGYVDQLSGHCILKRSGGPYGENLAMSSGDLSGVVAVELRVKEKANYNYASNTCNGVCGHYMQVVWRNTVRLGCAKARCSNGGTVISCNYDPQGNCVNERPY, encoded by the coding sequence ATGAAGGTCGTGATCTATTCCCGACGTCAACTAATCTTGGTAGCCCTTGTAGGAGCTCTTTTTCTTCCCACGAAGGCTCAAGACAGCCCACAAGACTATCTAGATGCTCACAACCAAGCACGAGCAGCGGTGGGAGTAGGCCCCATACAGTGGGACGATAGAGTTGCAGCCTTCGCTCAGGGCTACGTTGACCAGCTAAGTGGCCACTGCATTCTCAAACGCTCCGGTGGGCCTTACGGGGAAAACTTGGCCATGAGTAGCGGCGACTTGTCAGGGGTCGTTGCTGTTGAGCTTAGGGTTAAGGAGAAGGCTAACTACAACTATGCTTCGAACACTTGCAATGGAGTTTGTGGTCACTATATGCAGGTTGTTTGGAGAAATACGGTGAGGCTTGGATGTGCCAAAGCGAGGTGTAGCAATGGCGGAACCGTCATCTCTTGCAATTATGATCCACAGGGAAACTGTGTAAACGAGAGGCCTTACTAA